In Tepidimonas taiwanensis, the following are encoded in one genomic region:
- the greB gene encoding transcription elongation factor GreB: protein MSKAFTKEIDTDEDDELPEARLPAGGKNYMTPQGYARLRAELKHLLDEERPRVVETVAWAASNGDRSENGDYLYGKKRLREIDRRIRFLTRRLERAEVVDPSVHHGKDQVFFGATVTFARADGSEETVTILGIDEADSARGQVSWISPVAQALLKAREGDEVRLRTPAGVETLEIVQVRYPAPGDAGATTERAA from the coding sequence ATGAGCAAGGCGTTCACGAAAGAGATCGATACCGACGAAGACGACGAGCTGCCCGAGGCGCGACTGCCGGCGGGCGGCAAGAACTACATGACGCCGCAGGGCTATGCGCGCTTGCGCGCGGAGCTCAAGCACCTGCTGGACGAGGAGCGGCCGCGCGTCGTGGAGACGGTGGCCTGGGCGGCGAGCAACGGCGACCGCTCGGAAAACGGCGACTACCTGTACGGCAAGAAGCGGCTGCGCGAGATCGACCGCCGTATCCGTTTTCTGACGCGGCGGCTCGAGCGCGCAGAGGTGGTGGACCCGAGCGTGCACCACGGCAAGGACCAGGTGTTCTTCGGCGCCACCGTGACCTTTGCGCGCGCCGACGGCAGCGAGGAGACGGTGACCATCCTCGGCATCGACGAGGCCGACAGCGCGCGCGGGCAGGTGAGCTGGATCTCGCCGGTGGCGCAGGCCCTGCTGAAGGCGCGCGAGGGCGACGAGGTGCGCCTGCGCACGCCGGCGGGCGTGGAGACGCTGGAGATCGTGCAGGTGCGCTACCCCGCCCCCGGCGACGCGGGCGCCACCACCGAGCGCGCCGCGTAA
- a CDS encoding RelA/SpoT family protein — protein MSVDAISPAEAQAFGTRAPASPSQAAASAAAASFATLESRLDYLTPAEVDQVRQAYRFADQAHLGQLRKSGEPYITHPIAVAQICTEWKLDTQALCAALLHDVLEDCGVTKAELTERFGAAVAELVDGLTKLDKLAFDSREQGQAESFRKMLLAMARDVRVILIKLADRMHNMRTMGDMPRHKWARIARETLDIYAPIAHRLGLNHFYRELQDLAFRYLHPWRYQALSKALARSRARRRDLIARVQGEVEAAFAGSGLSVRITGREKTLYSIYRKMDTKHLSFAQVTDIYGFRVIVPQVLDCYTAMGVLHQLYKPMPGKFRDYIAIPKINGYQSLHTTLIGPFGTPIEFQLRTPSMDMVAESGIAAHWLYKTGGTGDASAQALNVQWLQSLLDIQQETKDSGEFWDHVRIDLFPDSVYVFTPKSKILALPRGATVVDFAYAIHSDVGHHAIAAHVNGEPVPLRTELRNGDVVEVVTSPHARPNPAWLGFVKTGRARSKIRHYLKTLAQEESRALGERLLLQALRAEGIAQPPGDDEAGQAIWDKLLRFTGNRTRDELLTDIGLGRRIAGMVGKKLAALMAEAGARPDVLLISQERFGAPGEDRPTQGVVTLDGSEGGSVVYATCCRPIPGDRIVGYLGRGEGLAVHTEDCPVVQRLLHRDRERFLEVEWAEEPTRPFESTVAVTVTNGKGVLASVAAAIAAAEADITHIRMGDEAAQTTTELQFTIAVRDRVHLAQVLRRLRRTPPVVRAQRQRPARAVDSTA, from the coding sequence GTGAGCGTCGATGCCATCAGTCCCGCCGAGGCCCAGGCCTTCGGCACGCGTGCGCCCGCCTCGCCGTCTCAGGCCGCGGCCAGCGCGGCGGCGGCCAGCTTTGCCACCCTTGAATCGCGGCTCGACTACCTGACGCCCGCCGAGGTCGACCAGGTCCGACAGGCCTACCGCTTCGCCGATCAGGCGCACCTCGGACAGTTGCGCAAGAGCGGCGAGCCCTACATCACCCACCCGATCGCGGTCGCGCAGATCTGCACCGAGTGGAAGCTCGACACCCAGGCGCTGTGCGCCGCGCTGCTGCACGACGTACTGGAGGACTGCGGCGTTACCAAGGCCGAGCTGACCGAGCGCTTCGGTGCCGCGGTGGCGGAGCTGGTCGACGGCCTGACGAAACTGGACAAGCTCGCTTTCGACAGCCGCGAGCAGGGGCAGGCCGAGTCGTTTCGCAAGATGCTGCTGGCGATGGCGCGCGACGTGCGCGTCATCCTCATCAAACTCGCCGACCGCATGCACAACATGCGCACGATGGGCGACATGCCGCGGCACAAATGGGCCCGCATCGCGCGCGAGACGCTCGACATCTACGCCCCGATCGCACACCGGCTGGGGCTCAACCATTTCTACCGCGAACTGCAGGATCTGGCGTTTCGCTACCTGCACCCGTGGCGCTACCAGGCGCTATCCAAAGCGCTGGCGCGCTCGCGCGCGCGGCGGCGCGACCTCATCGCGCGCGTGCAGGGCGAGGTCGAAGCGGCCTTCGCCGGCAGCGGCCTGTCGGTGCGCATCACCGGCCGCGAAAAGACGCTCTATTCCATCTACCGCAAGATGGACACCAAACACCTGTCGTTCGCGCAGGTGACCGACATCTACGGCTTTCGCGTGATCGTGCCGCAAGTGCTGGACTGCTACACCGCGATGGGGGTGCTGCACCAGCTCTACAAGCCCATGCCGGGCAAGTTCCGCGACTACATCGCCATCCCCAAGATCAACGGCTACCAGTCGCTGCACACGACGCTGATCGGGCCGTTCGGCACGCCGATCGAGTTTCAGCTGCGCACGCCCAGCATGGACATGGTGGCCGAATCCGGCATCGCCGCGCACTGGCTCTACAAGACCGGCGGCACCGGCGACGCGTCGGCCCAGGCGCTCAACGTGCAATGGCTGCAGTCGCTGCTCGACATCCAGCAGGAAACCAAGGACTCGGGCGAGTTCTGGGACCACGTACGCATCGACCTGTTTCCGGATTCGGTGTACGTGTTCACGCCCAAGAGCAAGATCCTGGCGCTGCCGCGCGGTGCGACGGTGGTGGACTTCGCGTACGCGATCCACAGCGACGTGGGCCACCACGCGATCGCCGCGCACGTCAACGGCGAGCCGGTGCCGCTGCGTACCGAGCTGCGCAACGGCGACGTGGTCGAGGTGGTGACCTCACCGCACGCGCGCCCGAACCCGGCGTGGCTGGGCTTCGTCAAGACGGGACGGGCGCGCTCCAAGATCCGACACTACCTCAAGACGCTGGCGCAGGAGGAGTCGCGCGCACTGGGCGAACGGCTGTTGCTGCAGGCGCTGCGCGCCGAAGGCATCGCCCAGCCGCCGGGCGACGACGAGGCCGGCCAGGCGATCTGGGACAAGCTGCTGCGCTTCACCGGCAACCGCACGCGCGACGAGCTGCTCACCGACATCGGACTCGGGCGGCGCATCGCCGGCATGGTCGGCAAAAAGCTCGCCGCGCTGATGGCGGAAGCCGGCGCGCGCCCGGACGTGCTGCTGATCAGCCAGGAGCGCTTCGGTGCGCCGGGCGAGGACCGCCCGACGCAAGGGGTCGTCACGCTGGACGGCAGCGAAGGCGGCTCGGTCGTATACGCCACCTGCTGCCGCCCGATCCCGGGCGACCGCATCGTCGGCTACCTCGGCCGCGGCGAGGGGCTGGCCGTGCACACCGAGGATTGCCCGGTGGTGCAGCGCCTGCTGCACCGGGATCGCGAACGCTTCCTCGAGGTGGAGTGGGCGGAGGAGCCCACCCGGCCGTTCGAGTCCACCGTTGCGGTCACGGTCACCAACGGCAAGGGGGTGCTGGCCAGCGTCGCCGCGGCCATTGCCGCGGCGGAGGCCGACATCACCCACATCCGCATGGGCGACGAGGCCGCACAGACGACCACGGAGCTGCAGTTCACCATTGCCGTGCGCGACCGCGTGCACCTGGCGCAGGTGCTGCGTCGCCTGCGCCGCACGCCACCGGTCGTGCGCGCGCAGCGCCAACGCCCGGCGCGCGCGGTCGACTCCACCGCCTGA
- the rpoZ gene encoding DNA-directed RNA polymerase subunit omega: MARITVEDCLEKIPNRFQLVLAATYRARMLHQGHAPKVESRNKPAVTALREIAAGLVGLEMLRKVPV, from the coding sequence ATGGCTCGCATCACCGTCGAGGACTGCCTGGAAAAGATCCCCAACCGCTTCCAGCTCGTGCTGGCCGCGACCTATCGCGCGCGCATGCTGCACCAAGGTCACGCGCCCAAGGTCGAGTCGCGCAACAAGCCCGCCGTCACCGCGCTGCGCGAAATCGCCGCCGGCCTGGTCGGCCTGGAGATGCTGCGCAAGGTTCCGGTCTGA
- the gmk gene encoding guanylate kinase, which translates to MDYPGNLFVVAAPSGTGKSSLVKALLEVDSRMELSVSHTTRAPRGQEVHGREYYFVSDEEFDRMIAADAFVEWAQVHNRRYGTSRKAIEDKIAAGADIVLEIDYQGALQIRRQFANAVLIFILPPSWDELRRRLQRRGEDSADVIELRLRNAAEEMAHVDAFDYVIINEVFERALFDLKTITHSQRLRVAAQRRARADVFSALGIR; encoded by the coding sequence ATGGATTACCCCGGCAATTTGTTCGTCGTCGCCGCGCCCAGCGGCACCGGCAAATCGAGCCTCGTCAAGGCCCTGCTCGAAGTCGATTCGCGCATGGAGCTGTCCGTCTCGCACACCACGCGCGCCCCGCGCGGGCAGGAGGTGCACGGGCGCGAGTACTACTTCGTCAGCGACGAGGAGTTCGACCGCATGATCGCCGCCGACGCCTTCGTCGAATGGGCGCAGGTGCACAACCGGCGCTACGGCACCTCGCGCAAGGCCATCGAGGACAAGATCGCCGCCGGCGCCGACATCGTGCTCGAGATCGACTATCAGGGCGCGCTGCAGATCCGGCGTCAGTTCGCCAACGCGGTGCTGATCTTCATCCTGCCGCCGAGTTGGGACGAACTGCGGCGGCGCCTGCAGCGCCGCGGCGAGGACAGCGCGGACGTCATCGAGCTGCGCCTGCGCAACGCGGCCGAGGAGATGGCCCACGTCGACGCATTCGACTACGTTATAATCAACGAGGTATTCGAGCGGGCGCTATTCGATCTGAAAACGATCACCCACTCGCAGCGCCTGCGTGTCGCCGCCCAGCGGCGCGCGCGCGCCGATGTGTTCTCGGCGCTCGGTATCCGCTAA
- a CDS encoding YicC/YloC family endoribonuclease: protein MTGYATAQCAVDAPDAAPEASRGAGSPVLGIELRAVNGRFLDLALRLPEELRAAEPALRERIGAAVRRGKVELRVWLEQRGDAGVRAPAVAELQKLLGAQEQVLAWLPRAQPLSVAEVLQLTQRTPPPVGEALAPLLALLDRVLADFNAARAREGERLATMLRERVAQLRALAEQAAPLVPQAVAQQRERFLQRFQEAVGALPVDAGALQERALVEAAAFAQRVDVAEELTRLQSHLTEIDHLLQRGGEVGKRLDFLIQELHREANTLGSKSSSLDLTRISVDMKVLIEQMREQVQNLE from the coding sequence ATGACCGGTTACGCGACGGCGCAGTGCGCCGTCGATGCGCCCGACGCCGCCCCGGAAGCGTCCCGCGGGGCCGGCAGCCCGGTACTCGGGATCGAGTTGCGCGCCGTCAACGGCCGCTTTCTGGACCTGGCGCTGCGCCTGCCGGAGGAGCTGCGGGCCGCGGAGCCGGCGCTGCGCGAACGCATCGGCGCCGCCGTGCGGCGCGGCAAGGTGGAGCTGCGTGTCTGGCTCGAACAGCGCGGCGACGCGGGCGTGCGCGCCCCCGCCGTGGCCGAACTACAAAAGCTGCTCGGCGCGCAGGAACAGGTGCTGGCGTGGCTGCCGCGTGCCCAGCCGTTGAGCGTCGCCGAGGTGTTGCAGCTCACGCAGCGCACGCCCCCGCCCGTCGGCGAGGCACTCGCGCCGCTGCTCGCGCTCCTCGACCGGGTGCTGGCGGATTTCAACGCGGCCCGCGCGCGCGAGGGCGAGCGGCTCGCGACGATGCTGCGCGAGCGCGTGGCCCAGTTGCGGGCGCTGGCCGAGCAGGCCGCGCCCCTCGTGCCGCAGGCGGTCGCGCAGCAGCGCGAGCGCTTCCTGCAACGCTTCCAGGAAGCCGTCGGCGCCCTGCCCGTCGATGCCGGCGCGCTGCAGGAGCGCGCGCTGGTGGAAGCCGCCGCGTTCGCACAGCGCGTGGACGTGGCAGAGGAGCTCACCCGGCTGCAGTCGCACCTGACCGAAATCGACCACCTGCTCCAGCGCGGCGGCGAGGTCGGCAAGCGGCTCGACTTTCTGATCCAGGAGCTGCACCGCGAAGCCAACACGCTCGGCTCGAAGTCGTCCAGCCTCGACCTCACGCGCATCTCGGTGGACATGAAAGTGCTGATCGAGCAGATGCGCGAGCAGGTCCAAAACCTCGAATGA
- a CDS encoding serine/threonine protein kinase, which translates to MSKSKPAPLPPGTVIGGYRITRLLAAGGFGLVYHARDGEGREVAIKEYLPTTLVERAPGELTPTVLPSKLPLYRLGLRGFFEEGRALAQISHRAVVSVLNFFRENDTVYMVMEYLRGDPLQAFILTARERQRKKVLREATIRSLFDEVLRGLRIVHQHKMLHLDIKPSNLFITDDNRVVLIDFGAARNVLDTEGGFVRPMYTPGFAAPEMYRRTRGEGFGPWTDIYAIGACIYSCMRGYPPHEATQRQEKDRLDESLMRLRGAYSDHLIDIVRWCMALDPLSRPQSVFALQRELAHERADADAAPSGWWDRLRSRLGTSSADGASDADRRPGERSSFLQAK; encoded by the coding sequence ATGTCAAAGAGCAAACCCGCCCCTCTGCCACCCGGTACGGTCATCGGTGGTTACCGCATCACCCGTCTGTTGGCGGCAGGCGGGTTTGGTCTCGTCTACCACGCGCGAGACGGTGAGGGGCGCGAGGTGGCCATCAAGGAATACTTGCCCACGACGCTGGTGGAGCGTGCTCCGGGCGAGTTGACGCCGACGGTCCTCCCCAGCAAACTCCCGCTGTATCGGCTCGGTTTGCGCGGGTTTTTCGAGGAGGGGCGTGCGCTGGCGCAGATTTCGCACCGGGCGGTGGTGAGTGTTCTCAATTTTTTTCGGGAGAACGACACCGTTTACATGGTGATGGAGTATCTGCGCGGCGACCCGCTGCAGGCATTCATTTTGACGGCGCGGGAACGTCAGCGCAAGAAAGTGCTGCGCGAAGCGACCATCCGATCACTTTTCGACGAGGTGCTGCGCGGATTGCGGATCGTGCATCAACACAAGATGCTTCACCTCGACATCAAGCCGTCGAATCTGTTCATTACCGATGATAATCGGGTCGTGTTGATCGATTTTGGTGCCGCCCGCAACGTGTTGGACACGGAAGGGGGGTTCGTTCGGCCGATGTATACCCCCGGATTTGCCGCGCCCGAAATGTACCGGCGCACCCGCGGCGAAGGGTTCGGCCCATGGACCGATATTTACGCGATCGGTGCCTGCATCTACTCGTGCATGCGGGGTTATCCCCCGCACGAGGCGACGCAACGGCAAGAAAAAGATCGCCTCGACGAGTCGCTGATGCGATTGCGCGGCGCGTACTCGGATCACCTGATCGACATCGTGCGGTGGTGCATGGCGCTCGATCCGCTTTCTCGCCCCCAGTCGGTATTCGCGCTGCAACGGGAACTTGCACACGAACGGGCGGATGCCGATGCGGCGCCATCCGGCTGGTGGGATCGGCTGCGCTCGAGGCTGGGGACGTCTTCCGCTGATGGCGCCTCGGACGCTGATCGGCGCCCAGGGGAGCGATCCAGTTTCTTGCAAGCGAAATGA
- a CDS encoding PP2C family protein-serine/threonine phosphatase — MKFSVFQATHPGGRARNEDRLGYTYTRQAVLLVLADGMGGHPDGDQAAEIAVRTFVQAFVDVARPKVPDPATFLEDTLLRASQAIVDFARARQAKEHPRTTAVAAVVQDGRLTAVHSGDSRLYWVRRGRLLTRTRDHSYHDRPGLFGELPAHLNRSVLFTCLGSETPPLFDLLGPLSLEHGDRILLCSDGLWGVMSDDDVAAGLYGQPLADAVAHLSESALRLGGRHGDNVTLIGLEWQADDNFPSTQVLESQQPPSVPVRSNFGVNAVDGVVASELDDLEIERTIAEINDAIRRTRRVPAASPGPTGPGRRT; from the coding sequence ATGAAATTTTCGGTATTCCAGGCCACGCACCCGGGCGGCCGCGCCCGCAACGAGGACCGCCTCGGCTACACCTACACGCGCCAGGCGGTGCTGCTGGTGCTGGCTGACGGGATGGGCGGACACCCCGACGGGGATCAGGCGGCGGAGATCGCCGTGCGCACGTTCGTGCAGGCATTCGTCGATGTCGCGCGCCCCAAGGTGCCGGACCCGGCAACGTTTTTGGAGGACACGCTGCTGCGCGCGAGTCAGGCGATCGTTGACTTTGCCCGCGCACGGCAGGCCAAGGAACATCCGCGCACGACTGCGGTGGCGGCGGTGGTACAGGACGGGCGGCTGACCGCCGTACACAGCGGCGACTCGCGCCTGTACTGGGTGCGGCGAGGGCGGCTGCTGACGCGCACGCGCGACCACAGCTACCACGATCGGCCGGGCCTGTTCGGTGAGCTGCCGGCGCACCTCAACCGCAGCGTGCTGTTCACCTGCCTCGGCTCCGAGACGCCCCCGCTGTTCGACCTGCTCGGGCCGCTGTCGCTGGAGCACGGCGACCGCATCCTGCTGTGTTCCGACGGCCTCTGGGGGGTGATGTCCGACGACGACGTGGCCGCCGGGCTGTACGGCCAGCCGCTCGCGGACGCGGTTGCGCACTTGTCCGAATCCGCGCTGCGGCTGGGCGGCCGGCACGGCGACAACGTGACCCTGATCGGGCTCGAGTGGCAGGCCGATGATAATTTTCCGTCCACGCAAGTGCTCGAGTCGCAGCAGCCGCCTTCGGTGCCGGTTCGGTCGAATTTCGGTGTGAATGCCGTTGATGGGGTGGTGGCGAGTGAGCTCGATGACCTCGAAATCGAGCGTACCATTGCGGAAATCAACGACGCGATCCGGCGCACGCGCCGGGTTCCCGCCGCCTCGCCGGGCCCGACCGGCCCGGGCCGGCGCACCTGA
- the rph gene encoding ribonuclease PH, producing MTHDPLVAAGAVRRHDGRAPDELRPVRITRGYTVHAEGSVLIEFGRTRVLCTASVEERVPPHKKGSGEGWVTAEYGMLPRSTHTRTEREAARGKQSGRTQEIQRLIGRSLRAVFDLAALGERTLTLDCDVLQADGGTRTAAITGAYVAAHDAVTQLLAEGQLARNPIRHPVAAVSVGIVGGVPVLDLDYVEDSGCETDMNVVMTGAGHYVEVQGTAEGEPFSRDDLQRLLALADGGIQQLIALQRAALAGAQVG from the coding sequence ATGACCCACGACCCTTTGGTGGCCGCGGGCGCCGTCCGGCGCCACGACGGCCGCGCCCCCGACGAACTGCGCCCGGTGCGCATCACCCGCGGCTACACCGTCCACGCCGAAGGCTCGGTGCTGATCGAATTCGGCCGCACGCGCGTGCTGTGCACCGCCTCGGTGGAAGAGCGCGTGCCCCCGCATAAAAAAGGCAGCGGCGAGGGTTGGGTGACCGCCGAGTACGGGATGCTGCCGCGCTCCACCCACACCCGCACCGAGCGCGAGGCCGCCCGCGGCAAGCAAAGCGGCCGCACGCAGGAGATTCAGCGCCTCATCGGCCGCTCGCTGCGCGCGGTGTTCGACCTGGCAGCGCTGGGCGAGCGCACCCTCACGTTGGATTGCGACGTGCTGCAGGCCGACGGCGGCACGCGCACCGCGGCCATCACCGGCGCCTACGTGGCGGCGCACGACGCGGTGACGCAGCTGTTGGCGGAGGGCCAGCTCGCGCGTAACCCGATCCGCCATCCCGTGGCGGCGGTGTCGGTCGGCATCGTCGGCGGGGTGCCGGTGCTCGATCTCGACTACGTCGAAGACTCCGGCTGCGAGACCGACATGAACGTCGTGATGACCGGCGCGGGGCACTACGTCGAGGTGCAGGGCACGGCCGAGGGCGAGCCGTTCAGCCGCGACGATCTGCAGCGCCTGCTCGCGCTGGCCGACGGCGGCATCCAGCAGCTGATCGCGCTGCAGCGCGCTGCGCTGGCCGGTGCCCAGGTGGGGTGA
- the rdgB gene encoding RdgB/HAM1 family non-canonical purine NTP pyrophosphatase, which produces MTASPAPRRLVLASNNAGKLAELQAMFAPLGLALVTQGSLGIPEAPEPHRTFLENALAKARHASAASGLPALADDAGLCVVAFGGAPGVDTAYYCTRFGYPKSDANNVRALLEQMRDVEDRRAAMVSTLVAVRHPDDPEPLVATGRVEGLITREPVGDGGFGFDPVMFIPAFGCTFAQLPTDVKNAHSHRGRAARAMLALMQERGWPQG; this is translated from the coding sequence ATGACGGCATCCCCCGCGCCGCGCCGGCTCGTGCTCGCTTCCAACAACGCGGGCAAGCTCGCCGAGCTGCAGGCGATGTTTGCGCCGCTGGGCCTCGCGCTCGTCACCCAGGGCAGCCTCGGCATTCCGGAAGCGCCGGAGCCGCACCGGACTTTCCTGGAAAACGCCTTGGCCAAGGCGCGGCACGCGTCGGCCGCCAGTGGCCTGCCCGCACTGGCCGACGATGCCGGGCTGTGCGTCGTGGCGTTCGGCGGCGCGCCGGGCGTGGACACGGCGTACTACTGCACGCGCTTCGGCTATCCCAAGAGCGACGCCAACAACGTGCGCGCGCTGCTCGAGCAGATGCGCGACGTGGAGGACCGCCGTGCGGCGATGGTCAGCACCCTGGTCGCCGTGCGCCATCCGGACGACCCGGAGCCGCTGGTGGCCACCGGCCGGGTGGAAGGGCTGATCACCCGCGAGCCGGTGGGCGATGGGGGTTTCGGCTTCGACCCGGTGATGTTCATCCCGGCGTTCGGCTGCACCTTTGCGCAGCTGCCCACCGACGTCAAAAACGCGCACAGCCACCGGGGGCGCGCGGCGCGCGCGATGCTGGCGCTGATGCAGGAGCGCGGGTGGCCGCAGGGATGA
- the hemW gene encoding radical SAM family heme chaperone HemW, producing the protein MTPGSARVPAAEAAVRWQRPGQIRLSGLPPLALYIHLPWCLRKCPYCDFNSHEWGAAAGQQGPLPQHDYVRALLADLEASLPLVWGRPVVSVFIGGGTPSLFDPELIGRLLSDVRARLPLAPDAEITLEANPGTFERERFAAFRDAGVTRLSIGVQSFDDRFLRALGRVHDAAQARAAVAEAARHFDTFNLDLMYALPGQTLADLARDLDAALVFEPPHLSVYHLTIEPNTWFAKHPPAVPDDDTAYAMLDHITARTAAAGLARYEVSAYARRGHRCRHNLNYWQFGDYLGIGAGAHGKLSFAERIVRQVRWRDPARYIAQALAGEPVAQETEVSARDLPFEFMLNALRLRDGFALQTFSERTGLPMMAVSATIERARDRGWLDVGDDGWVTPTARGYDWLSDLQALFLPD; encoded by the coding sequence ATGACGCCGGGCAGCGCGCGCGTGCCGGCCGCCGAGGCGGCGGTGCGGTGGCAGCGCCCGGGGCAGATCCGGCTGTCCGGCCTGCCGCCGCTGGCGCTCTATATCCACCTGCCGTGGTGTTTGCGCAAGTGCCCGTACTGCGATTTCAATTCGCACGAATGGGGGGCGGCCGCCGGGCAGCAGGGGCCGCTGCCGCAGCACGATTACGTGCGCGCGCTGCTGGCGGACCTGGAGGCGAGCCTGCCGCTGGTCTGGGGGCGGCCGGTGGTCAGCGTCTTCATCGGTGGCGGCACGCCCAGCCTGTTCGACCCGGAGTTGATCGGCCGGTTGCTGTCGGACGTGCGCGCGCGCCTGCCGCTCGCGCCGGACGCCGAAATCACGCTGGAAGCCAACCCGGGCACGTTCGAGCGCGAGCGCTTCGCGGCGTTTCGCGACGCGGGCGTGACGCGCCTGAGCATCGGGGTGCAGAGCTTCGACGACCGCTTTCTGCGGGCGCTGGGGCGTGTGCACGACGCGGCGCAGGCGCGCGCGGCGGTGGCCGAGGCGGCGCGGCACTTCGACACCTTCAACCTGGACCTGATGTACGCGCTGCCGGGGCAGACGCTGGCGGATCTGGCGCGCGACCTGGACGCGGCGCTGGTGTTCGAACCACCGCACCTGTCGGTGTACCACCTGACGATCGAACCCAACACCTGGTTTGCCAAGCACCCGCCCGCTGTGCCGGACGACGACACGGCGTACGCGATGCTCGACCACATCACCGCACGCACCGCGGCGGCGGGGTTGGCGCGCTACGAGGTCTCGGCCTACGCGCGGCGCGGCCACCGCTGCCGCCACAACCTGAATTACTGGCAGTTCGGTGACTACCTGGGCATCGGCGCGGGTGCGCACGGCAAGCTGAGCTTTGCCGAGCGCATCGTGCGCCAGGTGCGCTGGCGCGATCCGGCGCGCTACATCGCGCAGGCGCTCGCGGGCGAGCCGGTCGCGCAGGAGACGGAGGTGTCCGCGCGCGACCTGCCGTTCGAGTTCATGCTCAATGCGTTGCGCCTGCGCGACGGTTTTGCCCTGCAAACCTTTAGCGAGCGCACCGGCTTGCCGATGATGGCGGTATCGGCGACGATCGAACGCGCGCGCGATCGGGGGTGGCTCGACGTGGGGGACGACGGCTGGGTGACACCGACCGCGCGCGGCTACGACTGGCTCAGCGACCTGCAGGCGCTGTTCCTGCCCGATTGA
- a CDS encoding CBS domain-containing protein encodes MLAIYGTSGLMYRGPIEDLRRVLPSLRAARPRALAVETDRPDFADSAFRLMGHGDDEGPARPEATLPRPAAVAVQAYGGVQRPAPQRHPLERVRDVMTPEAVTVRDDMTVAEGWHRLAERALGQAPVLDGQGRLVGLLTRAELLHIDRLPRPEDSALVWRAFLAQPLASVMVTPVPAVTPDTALRRLALALLTTGLPGMPVIDDAGGLVGFVSRSDVLKAVVHDPPLDLWAG; translated from the coding sequence ATGCTCGCGATCTATGGCACCTCGGGCCTGATGTACCGCGGCCCGATCGAGGACCTGCGGCGGGTCTTGCCGTCGCTGCGGGCGGCGCGCCCCCGGGCGCTCGCGGTCGAGACCGATCGGCCCGATTTCGCCGACAGCGCCTTCCGGCTCATGGGCCACGGCGACGACGAGGGGCCGGCGCGCCCCGAGGCGACGCTGCCGCGGCCCGCCGCGGTGGCGGTGCAGGCCTACGGCGGCGTGCAGCGCCCCGCCCCCCAACGCCATCCGTTGGAGCGGGTGCGCGACGTGATGACCCCCGAGGCGGTGACCGTGCGCGACGACATGACCGTGGCCGAGGGCTGGCACCGCCTCGCGGAGCGCGCGCTGGGCCAGGCACCGGTGCTGGACGGACAGGGGCGGCTGGTCGGGTTGCTGACGCGGGCGGAATTGCTGCACATCGACCGCCTGCCGCGGCCGGAGGACAGCGCCCTCGTGTGGCGCGCGTTTCTCGCGCAGCCGCTGGCGTCGGTCATGGTGACGCCGGTGCCCGCGGTGACGCCCGATACGGCGTTGCGCCGGCTGGCGCTGGCGCTGCTGACGACGGGGCTGCCCGGGATGCCGGTGATCGACGACGCGGGCGGGCTCGTGGGGTTCGTCTCGCGCAGCGACGTGCTCAAGGCCGTCGTGCACGATCCGCCGCTCGACTTGTGGGCCGGGTAG